The following proteins are co-located in the Equus caballus isolate H_3958 breed thoroughbred chromosome 15, TB-T2T, whole genome shotgun sequence genome:
- the C1GALT1C1L gene encoding LOW QUALITY PROTEIN: C1GALT1-specific chaperone 1-like protein (The sequence of the model RefSeq protein was modified relative to this genomic sequence to represent the inferred CDS: inserted 6 bases in 4 codons; substituted 3 bases at 3 genomic stop codons), whose product MLIFNLTVGRYSRGPEPLAHLKLIAPQSPKPIAATPCPSSKPASPEPAGSGAASSPPRGRQGPNLRLQCRNLTSGPLGGPIYCVLITMFRQIIIXHRGKTQDQGHSHLRPLNKXDFLNISEVQRMKLSKSIGGRCNIFGKSKGEQYXAVLQETWTKXYDKAEPYSTKNDSLFNIKKIRQRYRXGNLTDVFEKHSNNYNWFLLSRPTTFAVTENLKYRLFTRDASQPFYLGHAITSAALEGGTVLSLESEKXSLLRKSEKRADRSVTXKLSEDMQVAVSPKHAGALAENVEDSGGRALLNTKPITYLIQETMSNNSQQVVEGCCSDMPVTLKRLTSKKMTVMMHGVRWLRAFGHYFKDALVFLSPNGSEND is encoded by the exons ATGCTCATTTTCAATCTTACTGTTGGTCGGTATTCCAGAGGCCCAGAACCTCTAGCACATCTCAAACTCATAGCACCCCAGTCCCCGAAGCCCATAGCTGCCACGCCGTGCCCCTCCTCGAAACCAGCCAGCCCCGAACCAGCGGGGAGCGGGGCAGCCAGCTCCCCGCCGCGTGGGCGGCAAGGTCCCAACCTGCGCCTGC agtgtaggAACTTAACCAGCGGGCCACTGGGCGGCCCCATTTACTGTGTTTTGATAACTATGTTTAGGCAAATTATTA CACACAGAGGTAAAACTCAAGACCAAGGGCACAGTCACCTTCGCCCACTTAACAA AGATTTCCTAAACATTTCAGAAGTGCAACGCATGAAGCTTAGTAAAAGTATCGGTGGTCGCTGTAACATCTTTGGAAAATCCAAAGGTGAGCAGTATTGAGCTGTACTGCAAGAGACTTGGACCAA CTATGACAAAGCAGAACCCTACAGTACTAAAAATGATAGCctgtttaatataaaaaaaataagacagagatacagatgaggaaatcttACAGACGTCTTTGAAAAGCATAGCAACAACTACAACTGGTTCCTTCTTTCACGTCCCACTACATTTGCTGTCACTGAAAATTTGAAGTATCGCCTGTTTACTAGGGACGCATCACAACCTTTCTATCTGGGCCACGCTATAACATCTGCTGCCCTCGAAGGAGGAACTGTCTTAAGTTTAGAGTCTGAAA ACAGCCTTCTCAGGAAGTCTGAAAAGCGTGCAGATCGAAGTGTGACTTGAAAGTTATCTGAAGATATGCAGGTGGCAGTCAGCCCAAAACACGCGGGAGCTCTGGCAGAAAACGTAGAGGATTCTGGAGGAAGAGCTCTACTGAATACAAAACCAATTACATATCTTATTCAAGAGACAATGTCTAATAACTCTCAGCAAGTAGTAGAAGGCTGCTGTTCAGATATGCCTGTTACTTTGAAAAGACTGACTTCCAAAAAGATGACGGTGATGATGCATGGTGTGCGCTGGCTCAGGGCATTTGGACATTATTTCAAGGACGCACTGGTTTTCCTGTCTCCAAATGGTTCAGAAAATGATTGA